In one Scyliorhinus canicula chromosome 3, sScyCan1.1, whole genome shotgun sequence genomic region, the following are encoded:
- the LOC119963657 gene encoding S-antigen protein-like, with the protein MATKRPAPRFPESEIDRMLEAIEERRNILFPRERTDGPQEESTDGPQEESTDGPQKEGTDGPQEESTDGPQEESTDGPQEEGTDGPQEESTNGPQEESTNGPQEESTNGPQEEGTNGPQEESTDGPQEESNDGPQEESTNGPQEESTDGPQEESTDGPQEEGTDGPQEESTDRPQEESTNGPQEEGTDRPQEESTNGPQEEGTNGPQEESTNGPQKEGTDRPQEESTNGPQEEGTNGPQKEGTDRPQEESTDRPQEESTNGPQEEGTNGPQKEGTDGPQEESTDGPQEESTDGPQEEGTDGPQEESTNGPQEESTNGPQEESTNGPQEEGTNGPQEESTDGPQEESTDGPQEESTNGPQEESTDGPQEESTDGPQEEGTDGPQEESTDRPQEESTNGPQEEGTDRPQEESTNGPQEEGTNGPQEESTNGPQKEGTDRPQEEDTNGPQEEGTNGPQKEGTDRPQEESTDRPQEESTNGPQEEGTNGPQEESTNGPQKEGTDRPQEEGTDRPQEEGTNGPQEEGTERHH; encoded by the exons atggctacTAAAAGACCTGCTCCAAGGTTCCCGGAGTCGGAGATCGACCGGATGCTGGAAGCCATTGAGGAGAGGAGGAacatcctcttccccagg GAGAGGACCGATGGGCCCCAGGAGGAGAGCACCGATGGGCCCCAGGAGGAGAGCACCGATGGGCCCCAGAAAGAGGGCACCGATGGGCCCCAGGAGGAGAGCACCGATGGGCCCCAGGAGGAGAGCACCGATGGGCCCCAGGAGGAGGGCACCGATGGGCCCCAGGAGGAGAGCACCAATGGGCCCCAGGAGGAGAGCACCAATGGGCCCCAGGAGGAGAGCACCAATGGGCCCCAGGAGGAGGGCACCAATGGGCCCCAGGAGGAGAGCACCGATGGGCCCCAGGAGGAGAGCAACGATGGGCCCCAGGAGGAGAGCACCAATGGGCCCCAGGAGGAGAGCACCGATGGGCCCCAGGAGGAGAGCACCGATGGGCCCCAGGAGGAGGGCACCGATGGGCCCCAGGAGGAGAGCACCGATAGGCCCCAGGAGGAGAGCACCAATGGGCCCCAGGAGGAGGGCACCGATAGGCCCCAGGAGGAGAGCACCAATGGGCCCCAGGAGGAGGGCACCAATGGGCCCCAGGAGGAGAGCACCAATGGGCCCCAGAAAGAGGGCACCGATAGGCCCCAGGAGGAGAGCACCAATGGGCCCCAGGAGGAGGGCACCAATGGGCCCCAGAAAGAGGGCACCGATAGGCCCCAGGAGGAGAGCACCGATAGGCCCCAGGAGGAGAGCACCAATGGGCCCCAGGAGGAGGGCACCAATGGGCCCCAGAAAGAGGGCACCGATGGGCCCCAGGAGGAGAGCACCGATGGGCCCCAGGAGGAGAGCACCGATGGGCCCCAGGAGGAGGGCACCGATGGGCCCCAGGAGGAGAGCACCAATGGGCCCCAGGAGGAGAGCACCAATGGGCCCCAGGAGGAGAGCACCAATGGGCCCCAGGAGGAGGGCACCAATGGGCCCCAGGAGGAGAGCACCGATGGGCCCCAGGAGGAGAGCACCGATGGGCCCCAGGAGGAGAGCACCAATGGGCCCCAGGAGGAGAGCACAGATGGGCCCCAGGAGGAGAGCACCGATGGGCCCCAGGAGGAGGGCACCGATGGGCCCCAGGAGGAGAGCACCGATAGGCCCCAGGAGGAGAGCACCAATGGGCCCCAGGAGGAGGGCACCGATAGGCCCCAGGAGGAGAGCACCAATGGGCCCCAGGAGGAGGGCACCAATGGGCCCCAGGAGGAGAGCACCAATGGGCCCCAGAAAGAGGGCACCGATAGGCCCCAGGAGGAGGACACCAATGGGCCCCAGGAGGAGGGCACCAATGGGCCCCAGAAAGAGGGCACCGATAGGCCCCAGGAGGAGAGCACCGATAGGCCCCAGGAGGAGAGCACCAATGGGCCCCAGGAGGAGGGCACCAATGGGCCCCAGGAGGAGAGCACCAATGGGCCCCAGAAAGAGGGCACCGATAGGCCCCAGGAGGAGGGCACCGATAGGCCCCAGGAGGAGGGCACCAATGGGCCCCAGGAGGAGGGCACCGAAAGACATCATTAA